The following are encoded in a window of Spea bombifrons isolate aSpeBom1 chromosome 2, aSpeBom1.2.pri, whole genome shotgun sequence genomic DNA:
- the LOC128472906 gene encoding high affinity cGMP-specific 3',5'-cyclic phosphodiesterase 9A-like: protein MENTTEKVSELSLNQVSSQSDKNLIQLSDEIRLSLKRPSLNVWNIQDKQMLDLLEHMFHDLGLVTEFKMDDKILENFLCRVQNNYRANPFHNFRHGFCVTQMMYSVICACRLQDRLPPADIVGLIVASLCHDLDHPGLNNAYQVNAGTELAARYKNKSPLENHHWAVTQQILSHPQSNIFCNTDPGDATHMQEEIKELILATDMINHGHVLRCLQEIHGMDPSDRKHVSVLKKGLIKFCDISNEVRPAEQAEIWADALLEEYFLQSDREKAEGLPVTPYMDRDTVTKATAQSSFIDSLLLPLCEALGKILPQMNNLALKPLAEAKRRYQRQMEKTHRTDLPIYSPSV, encoded by the exons ATGGAAAATACAACAGAAAAAGTCAG TGAACTTTCACTTAACCAAGTATCATCTCAGAGTGACAAGAATCTCATACAG TTATCCGACGAGATCAGACTTAGTCTGAAGAGACCCTCGCTGAACGTGTGGAATATACAGGACAAACAG ATGCTTGATCTCCTGGAACACATGTTTCATGACCTGGGCCTGGTGACAGAATTCAAGATGGATGACAAGATCCTTGAAAACTTCCTG TGCCGCGTTCAAAATAATTATAGAGCAAATCCTTTCCACAACTTCAGACACGGCTTCTGTGTCACTCAGATGATGTACAGCGTTATCTGCGCATGTCGGCTGCAG GACAGGCTGCCTCCTGCAGATATTGTAGGCCTCATTGTAGCTTCTCTGTGCCACGACCTGGATCATCCTGGCCTTAACAATGC ATATCAGGTTAATGCCGGCACTGAACTGGCCGCTCGTTATAAGAACAAATCGCCTCTGGAGAACCATCACTGGGCAGTCACCCAACAGATACTGAGCCACCCACAGTCCAACATATTCTGCAACACGGACCCAGGGGACGCCACGCACATGCAGGAG GAAATTAAGGAGTTAATCCTAGCGACAGACATGATCAATCACGGCCACGTCCTGCGATGCCTGCAGGAAATACATGGCATGGATCCTTCCGACAGAAAACACGTGAGCGTG CTGAAGAAAGGACTCATTAAGTTCTGCGACATCTCCAACGAGGTTCGGCCTGCGGAGCAAGCGGAGATCTGGGCGGACGCATTATTAGAAGAATACTTCCTGCAG AGCGACCGCGAGAAGGCAGAGGGTCTCCCCGTCACCCCATACATGGACCGGGACACGGTGACAAAAGCCACCGCTCAGAGCTCCTTCATCGACTCCCTGCTTCTTCCACTGTGTGAGGCTCTGGGCAAG ATTTTACCCCAGATGAACAACCTGGCGCTCAAACCCTTGGCAGAAGCTAAACGGCGCTATCAGCGTCAGATGGAAAAG ACTCATCGGACAGACTTGCCAATTTATTCCCCATCTGTGTGA